Within the Kineosporia corallincola genome, the region TACGCCCGAACCGGTGGCCGGACCCGTCCGGTGCACGACCTCGACCTCGAGGCCCTGGTGGTGACCACGGTCACCGGTCAGGACCCGGGAATGAACGACTTGCTCTCGCCGGAACACAGCACGGTGATCGAGTTGTGTGAGGGAACGATCTCCGTCGCCGAGATCGCCGCCCGGCTGCACACCCCGCTCGGCGTGGCCCGCGTAATCATCGCGGACATGGTCGAACTGGGGCTGGTCGAGGTGCTGAGCACGGCGAATGCTTCTGGTGACGAACGTGATCCAGCTTTCTTGAGGAGGGTGCTCAGTGGCCTTCAGCGGCTCTGAGACCAGGGCTACCCGGTCGACGAAAATCGTCATCTCGGGTGGGTTCGGTGCGGGCAAGACCACGTTCGTGGGTGCGGTTTCCGAGATCATGCCGTTGCGGACCGAGGCTGTCATGACCTCGGCCAGCGTCGGCGTCGATGATCTGACGGCCACACCGAACAAGACCACCACCACGGTGGCCATGGACTTCGGTCGTATCAGCATCGACCAGGAACTGGTTCTGTACCTGTTCGGTTCGCCGGGCCAGAACCGTTTCTGGTTCATGTGGGACGACCTGGTCCGCGGCGCCATCGGCGCGGTGGTTCTGGTCGACACCCGGCGACTCGAGGACTGTTTCGGGCCGATCGACTTCTTCGAGGCGCGCAACCTGCCCTTCGTGGTCGCGATCAACGCCTTCGACGGTCTGCTCCGGCACCGCCCGGAAGACGTGCGCGAAGCGCTTCAGCTCAGCCACGACGTGCCGGTGCTGGTGTGTGACGCCCGGGAGCGGGAGTCTGCCAAGCAGACCCTGATCTCCGTGGTCGAGCACGCACTGGCCACCTGGAGCCGGGCCTAAACAGGCCCGGCCCCAGGGCCGTTCGTCAGGGGGCGGGCTCCAGCAGCCCGTCCCGCACGAGGTTGCGCACGTCGCCGAGCAGTTCGGCACGCAGCGCCTGACCGTCGACCTCCAGCAGTGATGCGAGGGCGGCGATCAGGCGTCCCACCGGGATGTCTCCGGAGCAGGCCCCGACGAACCCCGCGAGAGCGGTGTTCGCCTGGACCACCCGGCCGGCACCTCCGCCCTGCCTGAGCAGGATGACGCTCGGGTCCTCGGCCCCGGGCAGGTGGTGCCGTTCCTCGGTGACGTCGGCGGCCACCTTCAGCATGCCCGCGAGCAGTGCGTCGTCGTCGTGCGTGGCCAGCCAGTCCTGGCGTTCCAGCGTCGCCACGACCTCGTCGCCCCAGGGCAGGCCGGGTCCGGTGCGGCGCTCCTCCACCACGCGGATCCTCGGTTCCCCGGTCGGTGGACGGCGCAGGGTGATCAGGCCGAAGCCGACGCCGTCCACTCCCCGTGACGCGAAGTCGGCGAGCCATGCGGCGTACAGGTCGTCGGCGTCCTTGCCCAGGTGCTGACCGGAGTCCCGGATCCAGGTCTCGGCGTACTCGGCCGGGTCCTGCCACTCCCGCTGCACCACCCAGCCGTCCAGGCCGGACGCCTCCAGCCACGAGGTGACGCGGTCGGTCCAGCCCTCGTTCCGTCGGCCCTCCCAGTTGCCCAGGAACTGTGCGATCCCGCCCGGTGCCAGCACCGAGCCGACCGACTCGACCAGCTGACGCACCAGGTCGTCGCCGATCATGCCGCCGTCGCGGTACTCGAAGGCGGCCGCCGGGGTGGAACGCGGGGTGATCACGAACGGCGGGTTGCTGACGACCTGGTCGAACAACTCACCCGCCACCGGCTCGAGAAGGCTGCCGAGGCGTCCCTCGATCGATGTCTCCCCGACGGTCGGGGCGTTGAGGGCCCAGTTCAGCCGGGCCAGCTTCATCGCCCGGGCGGAGATGTCGGTGGCCACCACGTGCCGCGAGTGCCGGGCGGCGTGCAGGGCCTGAATCCCGCAGCCCGTGCCGAGATCCAGCACCCGGCCGGTCGGCCGGCGCACGGTGCAACGGGCCAGCGTGAGCGAGGCGCCGCCGACGCCGAGCACGTGGTCGTCGGTCAGCGGGCGGCCGGTGGCCACCTCGGAGAGGTCGGAGGCCAGCCACCAGTCGGCCGGCCCGAGCGCGTCCACCGTGGCGTAGGGCCGCAGGTCGACCAGACCACGCACGTCGTCGCCCGGTTCGGACCCGGCCGTGACGATCAGCCCGAGTTCGGCCAGGCCGTCGAGTCCGGTGCGCGGCACGGCGGAGGCCAGGCGGGCCGCCGGGACGGCCAGGCCGAGCACGAAGACGGCGATGAGCGCGGCGAGCGGTTCGTCGTCCTCAGTTCGAAGCCGTTCGGTGACGGCGAGGCGGGCCGGCAACGACTGCTCCCGGCCGAGCGCCGCCTGCGCCACCGGGCCGAGCAACTCGTTCACCGAGTCCACGGTGAAGCCGGCCAGATCGCTGCGTAGCTTCTCGATCAGTTCGGCGGGGTCAGTACTCATGCCTGTGTTTCTACCGTGCCGGACTGCCTCGGTACGGCACCGGACTCCGGACATGACACCGGCCGCGCGGGCGGATACCCACGCGGCCGGTGTCCGTGCGGAACTACGGGCGGAACTACGGGGTGGTGCGGGACGACGCCGAGGGGGCCGTCTCCCCGACGTCCACGGTCTTGGCCACCGGCTGCCCCGTGACGGCGGTGGCCGGATGGCCGGCCGTGACCGGGGCCTGCGGTCCGGTGCCGGCGCC harbors:
- a CDS encoding DUF742 domain-containing protein — its product is MTDYSAHEGGDPPPSMVRPYARTGGRTRPVHDLDLEALVVTTVTGQDPGMNDLLSPEHSTVIELCEGTISVAEIAARLHTPLGVARVIIADMVELGLVEVLSTANASGDERDPAFLRRVLSGLQRL
- a CDS encoding GTP-binding protein, yielding MAFSGSETRATRSTKIVISGGFGAGKTTFVGAVSEIMPLRTEAVMTSASVGVDDLTATPNKTTTTVAMDFGRISIDQELVLYLFGSPGQNRFWFMWDDLVRGAIGAVVLVDTRRLEDCFGPIDFFEARNLPFVVAINAFDGLLRHRPEDVREALQLSHDVPVLVCDARERESAKQTLISVVEHALATWSRA
- a CDS encoding DUF7059 domain-containing protein — encoded protein: MSTDPAELIEKLRSDLAGFTVDSVNELLGPVAQAALGREQSLPARLAVTERLRTEDDEPLAALIAVFVLGLAVPAARLASAVPRTGLDGLAELGLIVTAGSEPGDDVRGLVDLRPYATVDALGPADWWLASDLSEVATGRPLTDDHVLGVGGASLTLARCTVRRPTGRVLDLGTGCGIQALHAARHSRHVVATDISARAMKLARLNWALNAPTVGETSIEGRLGSLLEPVAGELFDQVVSNPPFVITPRSTPAAAFEYRDGGMIGDDLVRQLVESVGSVLAPGGIAQFLGNWEGRRNEGWTDRVTSWLEASGLDGWVVQREWQDPAEYAETWIRDSGQHLGKDADDLYAAWLADFASRGVDGVGFGLITLRRPPTGEPRIRVVEERRTGPGLPWGDEVVATLERQDWLATHDDDALLAGMLKVAADVTEERHHLPGAEDPSVILLRQGGGAGRVVQANTALAGFVGACSGDIPVGRLIAALASLLEVDGQALRAELLGDVRNLVRDGLLEPAP